The Glycine soja cultivar W05 chromosome 6, ASM419377v2, whole genome shotgun sequence genome has a window encoding:
- the LOC114416954 gene encoding G-type lectin S-receptor-like serine/threonine-protein kinase At4g27290 isoform X1 gives MTIPLPFMLVMIIANLLFLSSKISSETNTISQLQPLPDGTTLVSEDGTFELGLFSPGSSTNRYLGIWFKTIKPKTVVWVANRDNPINNTNSTTKLTITKEGNLVLLNQNNNISWSTNTTTKATNVVAQLLDTGNLVLRDEEDNNPPKFLWQSFDHPSDTLLPGMKLGWEKVTTKGSLNLNRYLTAWNNWEDPSSGHFTYGFSRSTIPEKQMWNGSSLFFRNGPWNGIRFSGTPSLKHRPLFGLTFVYNADECYFQFYPKNSSLISRIVLNQTDYALRRFVWVEESQKWKLYMTVPGEYCDEYNHCGSFGYCAMLGKFPSCKCLLGFEPKSPQNWVASNWSQGCVLSSKRWRCREKDKDGFALFSNMKVPDTNTSWISRYSNMTLEKCKEKCWENCSCTAYGSSDITGKGSGCILWFGDLLDLRLLPNAGQDIYVRVDISQIGAKGGSTSRKVLVVVTGIVSSIIAILVIFVLVYCNKFRSKVGTDVMKTKVKINDSNEEELELPLFDFDTIAFATNDFSSDNKLGQGGFGPVYKGTLPDGQDIAVKRLSQTSTQGLTEFKNEVIFCSKLQHRNLVKVLGCCINEQEKLLIYEYMPNKSLDFFLFDSSQSKLLDWSKRLNIINGIARGLLYLHQDSRLRIIHRDLKASNILLDNDMNPKISDFGLARMCRGDQNEGNTSRVVGTYGYMAPEYAIDGVFSIKSDVYSFGILLLEALSGKKNKGISYSNSSYNLIGHAWRLWKECTPKEFIDTCLGDSYVISEALRCIHIGLLCVQHLPDDRPNMTSVVVMLSSESVLPQPKEPVFLTEKVSVEEHFGQKMYYSTNEVTISKLEPR, from the exons ATGACCATTCCACTACCGTTCATGCTTGTCATGATCATAGCCAACCTGCTTTTCCTCTCATCCAAAATTTCTTCAGAAACCAACACCATCTCCCAGCTCCAGCCACTCCCCGATGGAACTACCTTGGTTTCCGAAGATGGAACCTTTGAGCTGGGTTTATTCAGCCCAGGTAGTTCCACAAACCGCTACCTAGGAATCTGGTTCAAAACCATCAAACCAAAAACCGTAGTTTGGGTTGCCAACCGCGACAACCCAATCAACAACACCAATTCCACCACTAAGTTAACCATAACAAAAGAAGGAAACCTCGTACTTCTCAACCAAAACAACAACATTAGTTGGtcaacaaacacaacaacaaaagccACCAACGTTGTGGCACAGCTCTTGGACACAGGCAACTTGGTCCTAAGAGACGAGGAAGACAACAATCCTCCAAAATTCTTGTGGCAGAGCTTCGACCATCCTTCGGATACGCTTTTACCAGGAATGAAACTAGGTTGGGAAAAAGTAACAACAAAGGGTAGTCTTAATCTTAACAGGTACCTCACTGCATGGAACAATTGGGAAGACCCATCTTCTGGTCACTTCACTTACGGCTTCAGCAGAAGCACCATTCCCGAAAAGCAAATGTGGAACGGGTCGTCGTTGTTCTTCCGAAACGGCCCTTGGAACGGAATTCGCTTCAGCGGCACACCCTCGTTGAAACACCGTCCGTTATTCGGTCTCACTTTCGTGTACAACGCGGACGAGTGCTATTTCCAGTTCTACCCCAAGAACAGTTCGTTAATTTCCAGAATTGTCCTCAACCAAACCGATTACGCTCTTCGGCGTTTCGTGTGGGTCGAGGAAAGTCAAAAGTGGAAGCTGTACATGACTGTTCCCGGAGAATATTGCGACGAGTATAACCACTGTGGCTCTTTTGGGTACTGTGCGATGTTGG GTAAGTTCCCATCGTGCAAGTGTTTGCTTGGATTTGAGCCAAAATCGCCGCAAAACTGGGTCGCAAGTAACTGGAGTCAAGGGTGTGTGCTGAGTAGTAAAAGATGGAGGTGTAGGGAGAAAGATAAAGATGGTTTTGCATTGTTTAGTAACATGAAGGTTCCAGACACCAACACATCTTGGATTAGTAGATATAGTAATATGACACTTGAGAAATGCAAGGAAAAGTGTTGGGAGAATTGTTCGTGTACGGCTTATGGTAGCTCTGACATCACTGGAAAGGGAAGTGGTTGTATCCTGTGGTTCGGTGATCTATTGGACTTGAGACTGCTTCCTAATGCAGGGCAAGATATTTACGTTAGAGTGGATATCTCCCAAATAG GTGCAAAAGGTGGTTCTACTTCTAGGAAAGTGCTTGTTGTGGTCACAGGCATTGTTTCATCTATTATTGCTATTCTTGTGATATTCGTGCTCGTTTACTGCAACAAGTTTAGAAGCAAAG TGGGAACAGATGTCATGAagacaaaagtaaaaataaatgatagCAATGAAGAAGAATTGGAACTACCTTTGTTTGACTTTGATACAATAGCATTTGCTACTAATGATTTTTCAAGTGACAACAAGCTTGGCCAAGGTGGTTTTGGTCCTGTATATAAA GGCACATTACCAGATGGACAAGATATTGCAGTCAAAAGGCTTTCACAAACATCTACACAAGGATTAACAGAATTTAAGAATGAAGTTatattttgttcaaaacttcaaCATCGAAATCTTGTTAAAGTTCTTGGTTGTTGCATCAATGAGCAGGAGAAATTACTCATCTATGAGTACATGCCGAACAAAAGCCTAGACTTCTTTCTTTTTG attCTTCTCAAAGCAAACTTTTAGATTGGTCCAAGCGATTGAACATAATAAATGGAATTGCTCGAGGACTTCTTTATCTTCACCAAGATTCTAGATTGAGGATCATACACAGAGATTTAAAAGCAAGTAATATTTTGCTAGATAATGACATGAATCCtaaaatttctgattttgggTTAGCACGAATGTGCAGAGGTGATCAAAATGAAGGCAATACAAGTAGAGTTGTTGGTACATA TGGTTATATGGCACCTGAATATGCAATTGATGGAGTATTCTCCATCAAATCTGATGTCTATAGCTTTGGCATTTTACTACTAGAGGCTTTAAgcggaaagaaaaataaagggatttCCTACTCAAATAGCAGCTACAATCTTATTGGACAT GCATGGAGGTTATGGAAAGAGTGCACCCCAAAGGAATTCATTGATACTTGTTTGGGGGATTCATACGTTATATCTGAAGCCTTGCGATGCATTCATATTGGTCTTTTATGTGTGCAACATCTACCTGATGACAGACCAAATATGACATCTGTGGTTGTAATGTTGTCTAGTGAAAGTGTTTTACCACAACCAAAAGAGCCTGTTTTCTTAACAGAAAAAGTTTCAGTTGAGGAACATTTTGGGCAAAAGATGTACTATTCAACCAATGAAGTAACTATCTCAAAGTTGGAACCAAGATAA
- the LOC114416954 gene encoding G-type lectin S-receptor-like serine/threonine-protein kinase At4g27290 isoform X2, with translation MTIPLPFMLVMIIANLLFLSSKISSETNTISQLQPLPDGTTLVSEDGTFELGLFSPGSSTNRYLGIWFKTIKPKTVVWVANRDNPINNTNSTTKLTITKEGNLVLLNQNNNISWSTNTTTKATNVVAQLLDTGNLVLRDEEDNNPPKFLWQSFDHPSDTLLPGMKLGWEKVTTKGSLNLNRYLTAWNNWEDPSSGHFTYGFSRSTIPEKQMWNGSSLFFRNGPWNGIRFSGTPSLKHRPLFGLTFVYNADECYFQFYPKNSSLISRIVLNQTDYALRRFVWVEESQKWKLYMTVPGEYCDEYNHCGSFGYCAMLGKFPSCKCLLGFEPKSPQNWVASNWSQGCVLSSKRWRCREKDKDGFALFSNMKVPDTNTSWISRYSNMTLEKCKEKCWENCSCTAYGSSDITGKGSGCILWFGDLLDLRLLPNAGQDIYVRVDISQIGAKGGSTSRKVLVVVTGIVSSIIAILVIFVLVYCNKFRSKDVMKTKVKINDSNEEELELPLFDFDTIAFATNDFSSDNKLGQGGFGPVYKGTLPDGQDIAVKRLSQTSTQGLTEFKNEVIFCSKLQHRNLVKVLGCCINEQEKLLIYEYMPNKSLDFFLFDSSQSKLLDWSKRLNIINGIARGLLYLHQDSRLRIIHRDLKASNILLDNDMNPKISDFGLARMCRGDQNEGNTSRVVGTYGYMAPEYAIDGVFSIKSDVYSFGILLLEALSGKKNKGISYSNSSYNLIGHAWRLWKECTPKEFIDTCLGDSYVISEALRCIHIGLLCVQHLPDDRPNMTSVVVMLSSESVLPQPKEPVFLTEKVSVEEHFGQKMYYSTNEVTISKLEPR, from the exons ATGACCATTCCACTACCGTTCATGCTTGTCATGATCATAGCCAACCTGCTTTTCCTCTCATCCAAAATTTCTTCAGAAACCAACACCATCTCCCAGCTCCAGCCACTCCCCGATGGAACTACCTTGGTTTCCGAAGATGGAACCTTTGAGCTGGGTTTATTCAGCCCAGGTAGTTCCACAAACCGCTACCTAGGAATCTGGTTCAAAACCATCAAACCAAAAACCGTAGTTTGGGTTGCCAACCGCGACAACCCAATCAACAACACCAATTCCACCACTAAGTTAACCATAACAAAAGAAGGAAACCTCGTACTTCTCAACCAAAACAACAACATTAGTTGGtcaacaaacacaacaacaaaagccACCAACGTTGTGGCACAGCTCTTGGACACAGGCAACTTGGTCCTAAGAGACGAGGAAGACAACAATCCTCCAAAATTCTTGTGGCAGAGCTTCGACCATCCTTCGGATACGCTTTTACCAGGAATGAAACTAGGTTGGGAAAAAGTAACAACAAAGGGTAGTCTTAATCTTAACAGGTACCTCACTGCATGGAACAATTGGGAAGACCCATCTTCTGGTCACTTCACTTACGGCTTCAGCAGAAGCACCATTCCCGAAAAGCAAATGTGGAACGGGTCGTCGTTGTTCTTCCGAAACGGCCCTTGGAACGGAATTCGCTTCAGCGGCACACCCTCGTTGAAACACCGTCCGTTATTCGGTCTCACTTTCGTGTACAACGCGGACGAGTGCTATTTCCAGTTCTACCCCAAGAACAGTTCGTTAATTTCCAGAATTGTCCTCAACCAAACCGATTACGCTCTTCGGCGTTTCGTGTGGGTCGAGGAAAGTCAAAAGTGGAAGCTGTACATGACTGTTCCCGGAGAATATTGCGACGAGTATAACCACTGTGGCTCTTTTGGGTACTGTGCGATGTTGG GTAAGTTCCCATCGTGCAAGTGTTTGCTTGGATTTGAGCCAAAATCGCCGCAAAACTGGGTCGCAAGTAACTGGAGTCAAGGGTGTGTGCTGAGTAGTAAAAGATGGAGGTGTAGGGAGAAAGATAAAGATGGTTTTGCATTGTTTAGTAACATGAAGGTTCCAGACACCAACACATCTTGGATTAGTAGATATAGTAATATGACACTTGAGAAATGCAAGGAAAAGTGTTGGGAGAATTGTTCGTGTACGGCTTATGGTAGCTCTGACATCACTGGAAAGGGAAGTGGTTGTATCCTGTGGTTCGGTGATCTATTGGACTTGAGACTGCTTCCTAATGCAGGGCAAGATATTTACGTTAGAGTGGATATCTCCCAAATAG GTGCAAAAGGTGGTTCTACTTCTAGGAAAGTGCTTGTTGTGGTCACAGGCATTGTTTCATCTATTATTGCTATTCTTGTGATATTCGTGCTCGTTTACTGCAACAAGTTTAGAAGCAAAG ATGTCATGAagacaaaagtaaaaataaatgatagCAATGAAGAAGAATTGGAACTACCTTTGTTTGACTTTGATACAATAGCATTTGCTACTAATGATTTTTCAAGTGACAACAAGCTTGGCCAAGGTGGTTTTGGTCCTGTATATAAA GGCACATTACCAGATGGACAAGATATTGCAGTCAAAAGGCTTTCACAAACATCTACACAAGGATTAACAGAATTTAAGAATGAAGTTatattttgttcaaaacttcaaCATCGAAATCTTGTTAAAGTTCTTGGTTGTTGCATCAATGAGCAGGAGAAATTACTCATCTATGAGTACATGCCGAACAAAAGCCTAGACTTCTTTCTTTTTG attCTTCTCAAAGCAAACTTTTAGATTGGTCCAAGCGATTGAACATAATAAATGGAATTGCTCGAGGACTTCTTTATCTTCACCAAGATTCTAGATTGAGGATCATACACAGAGATTTAAAAGCAAGTAATATTTTGCTAGATAATGACATGAATCCtaaaatttctgattttgggTTAGCACGAATGTGCAGAGGTGATCAAAATGAAGGCAATACAAGTAGAGTTGTTGGTACATA TGGTTATATGGCACCTGAATATGCAATTGATGGAGTATTCTCCATCAAATCTGATGTCTATAGCTTTGGCATTTTACTACTAGAGGCTTTAAgcggaaagaaaaataaagggatttCCTACTCAAATAGCAGCTACAATCTTATTGGACAT GCATGGAGGTTATGGAAAGAGTGCACCCCAAAGGAATTCATTGATACTTGTTTGGGGGATTCATACGTTATATCTGAAGCCTTGCGATGCATTCATATTGGTCTTTTATGTGTGCAACATCTACCTGATGACAGACCAAATATGACATCTGTGGTTGTAATGTTGTCTAGTGAAAGTGTTTTACCACAACCAAAAGAGCCTGTTTTCTTAACAGAAAAAGTTTCAGTTGAGGAACATTTTGGGCAAAAGATGTACTATTCAACCAATGAAGTAACTATCTCAAAGTTGGAACCAAGATAA